A stretch of Octopus bimaculoides isolate UCB-OBI-ISO-001 chromosome 23, ASM119413v2, whole genome shotgun sequence DNA encodes these proteins:
- the LOC106883627 gene encoding cancer-related nucleoside-triphosphatase homolog, producing MTNESYFPCLSIGDPPILEEFLKTFCSMAECEAAESEIRHVLITGARGVGKTTILQKACEELEKEGFALHGFYREKVRHFGRGKGYDVVNLNKERAKLSRVDDEGGFLNRHDPNRSGRYLVQVEEFEEFVLPLLHASNTGITVIDEIGKLEAYSRSFHQAVLSRLDDPRSKVFATIPARKGRPIPLVEQVRNRTDVKVFTVTKENRHSILSNVLSVIKKIASEN from the coding sequence ATGACAAatgagagttacttcccttgtctATCGATTGGTGATCCTCCCATCCTTGAGGAATTTCTCAAGACCTTTTGTAGCATGGCGGAGTGCGAGGCAGCTGAGTCTGAGATCAGACACGTTCTAATCACTGGTGCACGAGGTGTGGGCAagacaaccattttacagaaagCTTGCGAGGAATTGGAGAAAGAGGGTTTTGCACTGCATGGATTTTACAGGGAAAAAGTACGACATTTTGGTCGAGGAAAAGGCTATGATGTGGTCAACCTGAACAAAGAAAGGGCAAAGCTGTCGCGAGTGGACGACGAAGGAGGTTTTCTCAACCGTCATGATCCTAACCGTAGTGGTCGCTATCTCGTGCAAGTAGAAGAGTTCGAAGAATTTGTTTTGCCTCTATTGCATGCTAGCAATACGGGAATAACTGTTATAGACGAAATCGGAAAACTAGAAGCCTACAGCCGAAGTTTCCACCAAGCCGTGCTCAGTCGGTTGGATGATCCACGGTCGAAAGTTTTTGCCACGATTCCAGCGAGAAAAGGACGGCCTATACCTTTGGTGGAACAAGTACGGAACCGAACGGATGTAAAAGTTTTTACTGTAACGAAAGAGAATCGCCACAGCATTCTGTCGAACGTTCTCAgcgtaataaaaaaaattgcttctGAAAATTAA